In Verrucomicrobiota bacterium, one genomic interval encodes:
- a CDS encoding septum formation initiator family protein, with protein MNDVDLGIWGKLTRAILVLLVAAAMVAIVTMYYPLLKQNERMRQVVYHLDTQIQQERALEKQFGYAIESMSKDPRSVERLAREKLGYAKPGETVIRFEEAGGVQTTPLR; from the coding sequence ATGAACGATGTGGATCTTGGCATTTGGGGTAAGTTGACCCGTGCGATCCTGGTGTTGCTGGTTGCGGCGGCCATGGTGGCCATCGTCACCATGTATTATCCATTGCTCAAGCAAAACGAGCGGATGCGCCAGGTGGTGTATCATTTGGATACACAAATTCAACAGGAACGGGCCTTGGAAAAGCAGTTTGGGTACGCCATCGAATCCATGAGCAAGGATCCGCGTTCAGTAGAACGGCTGGCCCGCGAAAAACTGGGCTACGCCAAACCGGGAGAAACCGTTATCCGTTTTGAAGAGGCTGGGGGCGTCCAAACCACGCCACTACGTTGA